From the Micromonospora echinospora genome, the window CACCGGTGCCGCCTGCGGAGCCCGCCACCCGTAGCCGACCCCTACGGCACCCGGCGCACCCACCGCTTCCGGGGTCGGCGCCGGACGGCGCGGCGCCTAGCATGCCGAATGTGATCGAGCGGATCCTTCCCCCGACCGTCGTGGTGGTCGAGTCCTTCACCGACCCCGCCGACCTGACCCTCCACCCCGACGAGGAGCCGCTGGTTGCGAACGCGGTGGAGAAACGCCGCCGGGAGTTCACCACGGTGCGGGACTGTGCCCGCCGCGCGATGGCCCAGATGGGCCTTCCACCGGCCGCGATCCTCACCGGAACGCGGGGCGCACCCGTCTGGCCGACCGGAGTGGTGGGCAGCATGACCCACTGCGACGGCTACCGGGGGGCGGCGCTCGCGCCCGCGACGTCGGTCGCCTCGGTCGGGGTCGACGCCGAACCGCACGCGGCGCTGCCCGACGGGGTGCTCGACGCGATCGCGCTGCCCGCCGAGCGGACCCGTGCGGCCGCCCTGCGCGCCACCCACCCGGCGGTGTGCTGGGACCGGCTGCTCTTCAGCGCCAAGGAGTCGGTCTACAAGGCCTGGTTCCCGCTGACCGGCCGCTGGCTGGACTTCTCCGAGGCCGACATCGTGGTCGATCCGGACGGGACGTTCGCCGCCCGGCTGCTCGTGCCCGGCCCGGTGCTGGGCGGTACGGAGGTGACCACCTTCCCCGGCCGGTTCCTCGTCGACGGTGGACTGGTCCTC encodes:
- a CDS encoding 4'-phosphopantetheinyl transferase family protein, with translation MIERILPPTVVVVESFTDPADLTLHPDEEPLVANAVEKRRREFTTVRDCARRAMAQMGLPPAAILTGTRGAPVWPTGVVGSMTHCDGYRGAALAPATSVASVGVDAEPHAALPDGVLDAIALPAERTRAAALRATHPAVCWDRLLFSAKESVYKAWFPLTGRWLDFSEADIVVDPDGTFAARLLVPGPVLGGTEVTTFPGRFLVDGGLVLTAVTLPPAA